Genomic segment of Tissierellales bacterium:
AATAAGTCATTACCTCTCATTACGATTCCGCCATCAGCACGTGCTGACTCTGCAAATGTAAGGTCATAACCGTTGCCCTTTAATTCTCTAAGTGCATTTTCAGTTTGTCTAGCACCATCAACATTCAAAATACCAACTGTTGGATTTTCAATTCCAAGTGCTTTAGCAGTAACAACACCGTAAAGACCATTCTTTACCATACCCTCAACACGGTGAGTTGATGATGTACCTGTAGTTGTTGCAATCACCATTTCTTTACCTGTTGCTGGAGTTATTACTCTACCTACTGTAGATACACCTATTGGGAAACTATAGTGCATAGTTACAGCACTATCAATCTCACCTGAATCCAAAAGTTGTTCCATTTTCTTGTGTTGCTCTTCTTCAGTAGCAACTTCAACAATTCTTAAATCTGTTTCAACTTTTGGTCCGATTAATACTACTTCTATTGAACTATCTCTTTTTTGAGCTAATTCTGCTCCCTTTAAGATATTCTCAACACCGTGCTCACTGCCCAATAGAGTAATTCCTACTCGTGTTTTTTCGCCAAACTCTCCACTTTCAATAGCGTTTGCTATTTCATTAAGTGTAGAGCTAATCATTGCTTTTACCTTTTGGTCACTCATTATCTCACCTCTATTCAGCTGATAGTCCGGCTGCCATTTCTCTGATAGCTTCAGCCATAATTTGCTTGATGCTTTCTTTAGAAACGCCTTCTCCGCTTTCTACTTCTCCAGTATTTCTTTCTAAGATTACTGAAACTCCGTCAAATAAGTTAGTCATTCTTCCTAAGAATAAACTTCCTTTACCAACGATCATAGCTCTGTTTACATCGCCAGTTGTCATATCATCTATAGCAAATCCTAAGTAAGGAACTCCTGATGGAATATGACCTTGAGTTGGAGCCCAACCTTGCATACCATGCTTAGCAGCAAAAGTCTTGATATCAGCTCTTTCTAAGTCGCCTCTTTTTACGCCTAAAGCTGCAATCATTTTGTAGTTCGCTTCTGGAACATCTCCAGCACCTGCTGGCTTAGTGATATCTGGGTTTTGCATCTCTACTGAATACTTATCAACATCAGTTATTTTCAATCCTGCTTTATCAAGAGGTTGAGTTATAAGTGATGTGATAACAGCTTGAGGAGATGAACCTGTACCAACTGTATGTTTACCCATCATGTCAGTTCTAACAACTGGGTTAACACCGTCGTTTTCGCTAAGCAATATAGCAAATCCACCCACTGTATCTTCAAGAATTGGTAACTCTTTCTTAACGTGATCTTTACCGTTCATACCAAGTTTAGCTGAAGCTCCACCTGCTACCATTACAACGTTCTTATGTGTACCAGCTTTTACAAAACTAGCTGCTTCTATAAGAGCATGAGTTGGTGCAGCACAGAAACCTCTTGTATCAGAACCAGTTGCGTTTACACAACCACACATTTCAGCGATTGACTTAGCGAAGTTACCGCCACCTCTTTGGTTCATGTCTCCACACGCTTCTTCTGAACATTCGATTACATAGTCTACATCAGCAGGATCTATATCATTTTTGTCCAATAAGTTTAATAATGACAAAACACCTGACGCTTTTACAACCAAGTTTTCAAAGATTGTATGTGCTGTCAAGTTAGTATCAACATCATGAGCTCTCTTTACACAACCAACTAATTTGTGATCATTGTAGAAAGGTTCTGAATGCTCATCATTTACTAATGATTCTATCTGAGCTGCTTCAACACCTTCGCCTAATTTAGCTACTAACTCATCGCTAATTAATGGATGGTTTGTTAAAGCTTCTTTAACGCTAGCTGTGAAATCCTTTTCTAATAATACTAAATCAAAAACGTCTGATATTTTCATAAGTCCTATAAACTCGTCTTGTGGCATCAATTCACCGAATTTACCATATCTATCAGCATTTTCCATGTTTTGCTTGCACCATGGCTTTTCGATTTCTCCAAGCTCTGCTGGTGTAACATTTCCGATATAAGTTTGGTTTGGATAATATCCAACTACCTCTTCAAAGCTTCTTAAGTGCTTTGGAAGTTCCTTTAAATATTCAGAATCTGGGTTAACAATTCTTTCAGTTGTTTGAGTCGTTCCATTGTGGATGACCATATCTGGTGTGTGAGCTAGGATATAACCTGCTCCTTTTACTACTGCAAAAGACATTTTGTTTTCCTCCTCTTGGATGTATCTAATTATTTTATTTTTGTATTATAAATAAATTTAATATATCTCCAAAAAGGGAGTGAATACTTTCACCCCCTATGGATTTACATATTAGTCTTAGTCATTGAATTTGCAGAATTCGTTACGAATTTCTTGCATTTCTTCGATGATATCATCTACGTCAAGAACCATTTCCATCATTCCAACTTGTTCGTCGTAAACTTCTGCGTCTACTTCGTCTTTGAACTCAGGCTCAACTACGTGATATACACCTAATCCTAATGCTACTCCTGCTAAAGGACCAGCAAATGTTGGGTCACCAGCTGTTACTGTTTCAGCAGCAAGACCTGCAGCTTCACCTTCAGCTGCTCCAACTAATACTACTACATTTTCTGCTCCATATTGATCAGCGAAATCTTTTACTCTTTTTTGATTTTCCAAATCCATCGCACCTGCAGCCGTTCAGACAAAACACTCTGTCGAAGAGAACACTACCTCCGCTTCAGTTGATTTTAAACATTCTTCAATTGCTGGACCTGGTATACCATCTCTGTCGCCAATGATTACAACTTTTTTGCCATCAAATCTACCCATTACTACACTTCCTTTCGATATTATCCAAATCCGGCAGGCTCCTGTTTATCCGCATCAAGAACCTACCGAGATTCTCTATTCTTTTTATATTCTTGTATTAATTAATATATCTTAGATATATTTCTTGATCATCGCTTCGATGTTCTCAAGTGTTGCATCGTCTTTAGTTAATTCATCAACTTTTTCTCCGTCTTTGTAAACAGTCATAGTTGGTAAACCTAAAACTTTTTGTTTAATTGCAACTCTTCTTGCTTTTGAAGCATCCATTTTACAAAACTTCATGCCTTCACCGTATTTTTCTGAAAGCTCAATTACGCCTGGCATTAATGCTTTACAAGGACCGCAACTTTCACTCCAAAAATCTACAAATACATAACCTTCTGCTTCTAATACTTCTGGTTCAAACGTTTTCTTATCTACTGCTAACATTGATAACCCTCCTAGAATTTAACTTTAAATACTGTTTGCTCTTTAACATCTACTGTTAAAGCTTCTAAAGCTACTCCTACTCTGTGGTGTCTCAATTTCCATTGCTCTGCTTCACTTGTAGCAGGATCTCCTAATGGATATGGGATCGAGATAGTTGGAACAATTTTGTTAGCTCCAACAGTCTTAGCAACTGGAACTAAGTTCGCCATTTGAACTACTGGGAATCCAGCTCTTTCAATTTCTTTTACCATCGTTGCACCGCAACGTGTACAAGTACCTCAAGTAGAAGTCATAATAACGCCATCTACACCTGCTTCTTTAAAGTATTCAACCATTTCTTTAGCCATTCTAGCCGCTTCAGCTTCTGTAGTTCCTGTACCTACTGTAGTGTAGAAGTAATCATGAACTTTACCGATAACGCCTTCTTTTTCGTAAGCTCTAAGTGCATCTAAAGGTACACACACGTCTGGAGTTGCATCTGCAGCTGCAGGGTCAAAACCAGCATGGATTGTTTTAAATACACCACTAGCTAAGTGATCTAATCCTTCAACACTGTAACGTCCCCAACGAGTCGCTGATGCTGATTGGATTCTATCTGGATTTTCTACTGGTACAATACCACTTGTAGTAACAAGTGCAATCGTAGCCTTGCTCAAGTCTTTAATAGGAGCTGCAATTTCAACTCTATCAGACTGAGGAATAGGAAGTTCTGTTTGGAACTCTTCACCATTCAATTTTTTAAGAAGCATTTCAACAACACGCTCAGCTGCAGGCTTTTTGCTCTCCAACCATACTTGATGTCTAATACCTCTAACATAGTAACCTTCTTCTTCTGCTGTACCTAATTTTTCGCCAGCAAGAACTTTGTCACCATATGCCGCCATTTTTTTGATGTCTTTTCTCATCGCTGCAGCACTTTTACCACTTGGGAAAATAACCATTTCTTTTTTGAACATTAAAACCCCAGGGTTTTCTTCGTGCATTGATGATACTACAGGAACACCAAATTTTTCTTTTACTGCTTTACAGATAACACCACAAGCGTTACCATAACGACCAGCTTGGAATGCAGGACCTGCAAAGAAGATATCGAATTCTTTACCTTCTAGCATACCTAATATTCTCTCTACTGCTTCGTCTTGATTAGAACCCATGAAGTTATCTCCACAGATTATTGTATGCGAAACTTCCGCATTTTGCAACTGTTTATTTAATTCCATAGCTGGACCAACGCAACCTTCGTGTATAGTTGGCTCATAATCAGCTTTGTCTTCTCCACCAATTTGTCCGAAAAACTGGTTAACATATAATATTGCCTTCATCAAGTTCACCTCCTAAAATTCTTTCATTGTCTTAGTTGACCAACCTACTACTTGGTCACCACAGAACATTGCGTTATTTTCCATGATGATAGATCCGTCTTCTTTAACAGAAGCACCTAATACTTCATCATGTGCCCAACCGCCTGATAAACCGTCTCTAGCAAGAGCTTCTAATTCACCAATAACAGTTTTCATTGGAGGTAACTCAATCAATTCTGATACGTTACCACAAGATACGATTGCATCTACTTTTTCATCTAATGTAACTAATGGTTGAGATGCACCATCTCTACCTGTACACTCATTTGTAATACCAACAGTTTTAACGCCAGCATCTTCTAATGCTACACAGCAAGCGATAAAGTCAGCATCTGGGTTACCATAACCCTCTTCAGCTACGATTGCTCCGTCAGCACCTAATGATGTTGCCATCTGTGCTACGAATAATGCAGCTCTTTCTTTTTGTTCCAATGCAACATTAAGATTTGACATGATAACTCCTAAGAAGTTAATTGTCTTGCCATGCTCTGCATACAATCTCTTAATTGTTGGGTTGTTTTGGAAGTCATATGTTGACCACTTTGAAGAACAAGGCATGAAACTACCTGAAATCAAAGCTCCGTCTAAAATTTCATTTGGATTCATGAAACTTGGTAAATATCTGTTCATATCCCATCCATAAACCATGTCATTGTATCCTAATTCTTCCATTTGTGATTGTGGTTGCATAACCATAACAACGTTTGGAAGTTTTGCTGTAGCATCGTCACGCTTTGTAACAGGTGCTAATTCGTAAGTTTCAACGTCTGCTGGTTCTAAATCTTTAACGATTGTACCAACATACTCAGCTAATTTATGTCCAGCCCATCTAAGTGCTTTATTTTTCTTTTGTTGTTCTCTAGCTTCGAATTCTTCATCTGTAGAACCAACTAGAACTATATTTATTAATTGTGAGTAATAAGTGTACTTAGCACCTTCACCACTCATATCAATTAAACCATCTTGGAATCCACCCCAGTGTTGTCCTACTACTAAAACACTACAGTTTTTAAGAGCGTGAGTTCTTCCGTTTCCAGCAGCCTCTACCTCTCCAGTTATTCCAGGGAACAATGTTCTTCCATCCACCTTAACTCTAGGCTCGATAGCCTCCTTCACAGGTACTAAACGAACTTCGTCGCCAGGTTTTACAATAACAAGGTCAGCTCCAGTGATGTGCTCATCTTCCATTACGAAATCTAAAGCTTGTTGCTTGTTGATTGTAAGGATACCGTTTTCAAATGAGTTGTTCTCTCCAAATACGATATCTTTCACATAGAAATTACCAATCTCTAATTTCATTTTGACACTCCTTTCTCTTCTTCCTCTGTTGAGTTTACGCCAAAGTAAGAAACTAATTAATTCTCATATAGACTATCCTTATGTAGAACTACTATACAAAATCATCTAGTTCTTAAGATTGTTAAATATTTTTCAACCACATTCATTGTACCATAGCCACGGTTAAAATTCAATCACAATTAGAAAAAAATCATAATTATTTTTTCTGAATTATTACATATCCCAGTATTTTACTTATTTATGATATAAAATATTTTTTTAAAAATATTTTTTGTATAATATTTTATTATATATTCATAAAATCCTATGTACTTTAAAAAACTTTTTTATTAATTATTTTTATCAATACTTTTTTGCTCATCAATAGTATATTTT
This window contains:
- the grdD gene encoding glycine/sarcosine/betaine reductase complex component C subunit alpha, producing the protein MSDQKVKAMISSTLNEIANAIESGEFGEKTRVGITLLGSEHGVENILKGAELAQKRDSSIEVVLIGPKVETDLRIVEVATEEEQHKKMEQLLDSGEIDSAVTMHYSFPIGVSTVGRVITPATGKEMVIATTTGTSSTHRVEGMVKNGLYGVVTAKALGIENPTVGILNVDGARQTENALRELKGNGYDLTFAESARADGGIVMRGNDLLMGTPDVMITDSLTGNLLMKMFSSFTTGGSYEAMGFGYGPGVGDGYGRTIMIISRASGTPVVANAIAYGADVAKGKIKEISKDEFAKAKKADLAGVLAKLTKEKKKSSEEEVVAPAKEVVTGTIGGIDIIDLEDAVQALWKAGIYAESGMGCTGPMVMVNEAKLGAAMETLAKEGYVSQESQSC
- the grdC gene encoding glycine/sarcosine/betaine reductase complex component C subunit beta; protein product: MSFAVVKGAGYILAHTPDMVIHNGTTQTTERIVNPDSEYLKELPKHLRSFEEVVGYYPNQTYIGNVTPAELGEIEKPWCKQNMENADRYGKFGELMPQDEFIGLMKISDVFDLVLLEKDFTASVKEALTNHPLISDELVAKLGEGVEAAQIESLVNDEHSEPFYNDHKLVGCVKRAHDVDTNLTAHTIFENLVVKASGVLSLLNLLDKNDIDPADVDYVIECSEEACGDMNQRGGGNFAKSIAEMCGCVNATGSDTRGFCAAPTHALIEAASFVKAGTHKNVVMVAGGASAKLGMNGKDHVKKELPILEDTVGGFAILLSENDGVNPVVRTDMMGKHTVGTGSSPQAVITSLITQPLDKAGLKITDVDKYSVEMQNPDITKPAGAGDVPEANYKMIAALGVKRGDLERADIKTFAAKHGMQGWAPTQGHIPSGVPYLGFAIDDMTTGDVNRAMIVGKGSLFLGRMTNLFDGVSVILERNTGEVESGEGVSKESIKQIMAEAIREMAAGLSAE
- the grdA gene encoding glycine/sarcosine/betaine reductase complex selenoprotein A; translated protein: MGRFDGKKVVIIGDRDGIPGPAIEECLKSTEAEVVFSSTECFVUTAAGAMDLENQKRVKDFADQYGAENVVVLVGAAEGEAAGLAAETVTAGDPTFAGPLAGVALGLGVYHVVEPEFKDEVDAEVYDEQVGMMEMVLDVDDIIEEMQEIRNEFCKFND
- a CDS encoding thioredoxin family protein, with amino-acid sequence MLAVDKKTFEPEVLEAEGYVFVDFWSESCGPCKALMPGVIELSEKYGEGMKFCKMDASKARRVAIKQKVLGLPTMTVYKDGEKVDELTKDDATLENIEAMIKKYI
- the grdH gene encoding betaine reductase selenoprotein B, with amino-acid sequence MMKAILYVNQFFGQIGGEDKADYEPTIHEGCVGPAMELNKQLQNAEVSHTIICGDNFMGSNQDEAVERILGMLEGKEFDIFFAGPAFQAGRYGNACGVICKAVKEKFGVPVVSSMHEENPGVLMFKKEMVIFPSGKSAAAMRKDIKKMAAYGDKVLAGEKLGTAEEEGYYVRGIRHQVWLESKKPAAERVVEMLLKKLNGEEFQTELPIPQSDRVEIAAPIKDLSKATIALVTTSGIVPVENPDRIQSASATRWGRYSVEGLDHLASGVFKTIHAGFDPAAADATPDVCVPLDALRAYEKEGVIGKVHDYFYTTVGTGTTEAEAARMAKEMVEYFKEAGVDGVIMTSTUGTCTRCGATMVKEIERAGFPVVQMANLVPVAKTVGANKIVPTISIPYPLGDPATSEAEQWKLRHHRVGVALEALTVDVKEQTVFKVKF
- a CDS encoding glycine/sarcosine/betaine reductase component B subunit, which encodes MKLEIGNFYVKDIVFGENNSFENGILTINKQQALDFVMEDEHITGADLVIVKPGDEVRLVPVKEAIEPRVKVDGRTLFPGITGEVEAAGNGRTHALKNCSVLVVGQHWGGFQDGLIDMSGEGAKYTYYSQLINIVLVGSTDEEFEAREQQKKNKALRWAGHKLAEYVGTIVKDLEPADVETYELAPVTKRDDATAKLPNVVMVMQPQSQMEELGYNDMVYGWDMNRYLPSFMNPNEILDGALISGSFMPCSSKWSTYDFQNNPTIKRLYAEHGKTINFLGVIMSNLNVALEQKERAALFVAQMATSLGADGAIVAEEGYGNPDADFIACCVALEDAGVKTVGITNECTGRDGASQPLVTLDEKVDAIVSCGNVSELIELPPMKTVIGELEALARDGLSGGWAHDEVLGASVKEDGSIIMENNAMFCGDQVVGWSTKTMKEF